The following coding sequences lie in one Pectobacterium sp. A5351 genomic window:
- the narP gene encoding nitrate/nitrite response regulator protein NarP, producing MSEKPSYRVLIVDDHPLMRRGIRQLLATDAIFDVIGEASNGMEALSLANRDAPDIILLDLNMKGLSGLDTLHALRRDGICARVIVLTVSDAPSDIYALMDAGADGYLLKDSAPEHLLDAIRHDDAFSEQVREVLHHRIAIKDTPSPFTVLTERELDVLQEVASGLSNKQIAGVLYISEETVKVHIRNMLRKLNVRSRVAATVLYLETRGQ from the coding sequence ATGTCAGAAAAACCATCTTATCGTGTGTTGATCGTCGACGATCATCCTCTTATGCGCCGGGGAATCCGTCAGTTATTGGCAACCGATGCCATCTTTGACGTGATAGGGGAAGCCAGCAACGGCATGGAGGCACTGAGCCTCGCGAATCGAGATGCTCCCGATATCATCTTGCTCGATCTTAACATGAAAGGATTGAGCGGGTTGGATACGCTTCACGCGCTGCGGCGCGATGGGATCTGTGCCCGCGTGATTGTGCTGACGGTCTCCGATGCGCCCAGCGATATTTATGCGCTGATGGACGCGGGGGCTGATGGCTACTTGCTAAAAGACAGTGCGCCGGAACACTTACTGGACGCCATTCGTCACGATGATGCTTTCAGTGAACAGGTGCGCGAGGTCTTACACCATCGTATTGCTATCAAGGATACGCCGTCGCCCTTTACCGTATTGACGGAACGTGAACTGGACGTGCTGCAAGAAGTGGCCTCTGGGTTATCCAACAAGCAAATCGCAGGTGTGCTGTATATCTCAGAAGAGACGGTAAAAGTGCATATCCGCAACATGCTGCGCAAGCTAAATGTGCGCTCCCGCGTCGCCGCCACGGTGCTTTATCTGGAGACTCGTGGCCAGTAA
- a CDS encoding DmsA/YnfE/YnfF family dimethyl sulfoxide reductase → MTSPFINNTISRRALLKTATLTGMTFLASNLSLPFSCKADSAKPQKINDKTVWGACSVNCGSRCPLKLHVKNDEVYWVETDNTGLDIYGSGEHQIRACLRGRTIRRRINHPDRLKYPMKRVGKRGEGKFERITWEEALDTVAGSLKNIVQKYGNEAVYLNFASGVIGGNITFSEPFESLFARLMNCYGGFLNQHGSYSNGQINLAMEYTYGSNQGNSLSDIENTELVVMFGNNPAETRMSGGAGTYYLEQARLRSKAKMIVIDPRYTDTAAGREDEWIAIRPGTDAALAAGIAWVLITENLIDKNFLDTYCIGYDETTLPSDAKQNSHYKAYILGHGDDGLAKTPKWAEKISGIPEDKIIKLAREIGRAKPAFICQGWGPQRHANGELTVRAIAMLAILTGNVGIRGGNSGSREGYYQIPVERIPVFENPVKASIPCYKWADAIDHGMDMTSLSDGVRGKDKLDVPIKFLWNRAGNTMINQHSDINRTHEILVDENKCEMIVVSEIFMTSSAKYADILLPDLMTVEQEDFMPNNHAGNMGYLIYVQAVTAPKFERKPIYWTISEIAKRLGEDVHKKFTEGRTQEEWLEHLYNKMKIKDPTLPDFNDFREMGIYKRADPNGHKIAYEDFRKDPVNHPLRTPSGKIEIYSSRLEEISQKWSLEKDETISPLPVYASTFDGWDSPERHNYPLQMTGFHHKGRAHSSYGNIDVLNAACPQEIWINPLDAQKRNIAHGDMVRVFNNRGEIRVKAKVTTRIMPGVTALGEGAWHNANMNGDRVDHGACINTLTSHRASPLAKCNPQHTNLVEVSKV, encoded by the coding sequence ATGACTTCACCGTTTATAAATAATACTATATCACGAAGGGCATTGCTAAAAACGGCGACCTTAACGGGTATGACGTTTCTGGCAAGCAATTTGAGTTTGCCTTTTTCTTGTAAAGCTGACTCAGCGAAGCCACAAAAAATAAATGATAAGACGGTATGGGGAGCATGCTCAGTCAACTGTGGTTCCCGGTGTCCTTTGAAACTTCATGTTAAAAATGATGAAGTTTATTGGGTTGAAACCGATAATACGGGTTTGGATATATACGGGAGTGGCGAGCATCAAATCAGAGCGTGTCTAAGAGGAAGGACAATACGCCGAAGAATTAATCATCCGGATAGATTAAAATACCCGATGAAAAGAGTTGGGAAAAGAGGTGAAGGTAAATTCGAAAGAATTACCTGGGAAGAAGCTTTGGACACCGTTGCAGGATCTCTGAAGAACATTGTGCAGAAATATGGTAATGAAGCTGTTTACCTAAATTTCGCTTCAGGCGTTATTGGCGGTAACATCACATTCTCCGAACCATTTGAATCATTATTTGCTCGATTAATGAATTGCTATGGAGGGTTCCTCAATCAACATGGAAGCTACAGTAATGGTCAAATAAATTTGGCTATGGAATACACCTATGGTAGTAACCAGGGAAATAGCCTTTCTGATATTGAGAATACTGAACTGGTTGTAATGTTTGGAAATAACCCTGCTGAAACACGAATGAGTGGTGGGGCGGGAACGTATTATCTGGAACAAGCCCGTTTGCGTTCTAAAGCAAAAATGATTGTTATTGACCCTCGTTATACTGATACTGCGGCAGGTAGAGAAGATGAATGGATTGCAATCAGGCCGGGTACTGATGCTGCACTTGCGGCAGGTATTGCATGGGTTTTAATTACCGAAAATTTAATCGATAAAAATTTCTTAGATACTTACTGCATCGGATATGATGAAACAACCCTCCCCAGCGATGCAAAGCAAAATTCTCACTATAAAGCATATATTTTGGGCCATGGAGATGACGGTTTAGCTAAAACGCCAAAGTGGGCAGAGAAAATATCAGGAATCCCAGAAGATAAAATAATAAAACTTGCCAGAGAGATCGGCAGAGCTAAACCAGCATTCATTTGTCAGGGATGGGGGCCGCAAAGACATGCTAATGGTGAATTAACTGTGCGGGCTATTGCTATGTTAGCAATTCTTACCGGGAATGTTGGTATCCGTGGAGGGAACAGTGGTTCTCGAGAGGGATATTATCAAATCCCAGTAGAGAGAATTCCTGTATTTGAAAACCCAGTTAAAGCCAGTATCCCATGTTATAAGTGGGCAGATGCCATCGATCACGGTATGGATATGACATCACTAAGTGATGGCGTGAGAGGTAAAGACAAACTCGATGTTCCAATAAAATTCCTATGGAATCGAGCAGGCAATACAATGATTAACCAGCACTCCGATATTAATAGAACACATGAAATTCTTGTTGATGAGAATAAATGTGAAATGATTGTAGTTTCAGAGATATTCATGACGTCAAGTGCTAAATATGCTGACATTTTATTGCCTGACCTAATGACAGTTGAACAAGAAGATTTTATGCCCAATAACCATGCAGGTAATATGGGGTATTTAATCTATGTACAAGCAGTAACCGCACCCAAGTTTGAAAGAAAGCCTATCTATTGGACTATAAGTGAAATAGCCAAAAGATTGGGTGAAGACGTCCATAAAAAATTCACTGAAGGTCGCACACAAGAAGAATGGCTTGAGCACCTTTACAATAAAATGAAAATTAAAGACCCAACATTGCCTGATTTCAATGATTTCAGAGAGATGGGGATTTATAAACGAGCTGACCCGAATGGGCATAAAATCGCGTATGAGGATTTTAGAAAGGATCCTGTAAATCATCCTCTTCGAACGCCTTCAGGTAAAATAGAAATTTACTCTTCTCGGCTAGAAGAAATTTCACAAAAATGGAGTTTAGAAAAGGATGAAACAATAAGTCCTTTACCTGTCTATGCTTCAACATTTGATGGTTGGGATTCGCCTGAACGGCATAACTATCCTTTGCAAATGACAGGCTTTCACCACAAGGGACGTGCGCATTCAAGCTACGGAAATATCGATGTTCTCAATGCAGCGTGCCCTCAAGAAATATGGATAAATCCATTGGATGCCCAAAAAAGAAATATCGCACATGGTGATATGGTTAGGGTCTTCAACAATAGAGGGGAGATTAGAGTAAAAGCCAAGGTTACAACAAGAATTATGCCAGGTGTTACTGCCCTTGGTGAAGGTGCCTGGCACAATGCCAATATGAATGGTGACCGAGTTGATCACGGCGCGTGCATTAATACATTAACAAGCCACCGTGCTTCTCCTTTAGCTAAGTGCAATCCTCAGCACACTAATCTTGTTGAAGTTTCTAAGGTTTGA
- a CDS encoding DMSO/selenate family reductase complex B subunit, translating into MTQQYGFYIDSERCTGCKTCQLACKDFKNLSADVNFRRIYEYSGGSWVEEDGLYKHNVFAYYLSISCNHCADPACAKVCPSGAMHKRDDGFVVVNEDICIGCRYCHMACPYGAPQFDSAKGHMTKCDGCYERVAKGQKPICVESCPLRALDMGPIDELRKKYGTLAEIAPLPSAKFTNPSIVLKLNANSRPVGDRSGCVANPEEV; encoded by the coding sequence ATGACTCAACAATATGGTTTTTATATTGATTCAGAGCGGTGTACTGGCTGTAAAACTTGCCAGTTAGCGTGCAAAGATTTTAAAAATTTGTCTGCAGATGTAAATTTCCGACGTATATATGAATACTCAGGTGGTAGTTGGGTAGAAGAGGACGGTTTATATAAACATAATGTGTTTGCATACTACTTATCAATTTCCTGTAATCACTGTGCAGATCCTGCTTGTGCCAAAGTCTGTCCAAGTGGTGCAATGCATAAGAGAGATGATGGATTTGTAGTCGTCAATGAAGATATTTGCATAGGATGCCGTTATTGTCATATGGCCTGCCCGTATGGCGCACCTCAGTTTGATTCCGCTAAAGGTCATATGACTAAATGTGATGGTTGCTATGAACGAGTGGCAAAGGGTCAGAAACCTATTTGTGTTGAATCTTGTCCTCTAAGGGCTCTCGATATGGGGCCAATAGATGAATTAAGAAAAAAATATGGCACGTTAGCGGAAATTGCGCCATTACCTTCTGCAAAGTTCACTAATCCAAGTATTGTACTCAAACTTAATGCTAACAGTCGCCCTGTCGGAGATAGAAGCGGTTGTGTGGCAAATCCCGAGGAGGTATAA
- a CDS encoding DmsC/YnfH family molybdoenzyme membrane anchor subunit: MGMGLHEWPLILFTVIGQTVSGAFIILGLAILKNIIPENLNLKVHHSMLGLWLLMGVGFLLSMMHMGSPLRAFNSLLRIGHSPLSNEIAAGSLFFAFGGTYWLIALSNKFSTLFVRIMLVTTMLLSLLFIIAITRVYQIETVPTWNNAYTTLSFILTACISGPVLASLLLRIAGVNLISIRFLPLSCIVAVIFSAMIIFNQTIDLSSIETSAQKALDLVPNYKLLMSLKIILLISGIGIWLAFIQKERNPSVSVMVFCFFAVFFGELIGRGVFYGLHMTVGLFVVGV, translated from the coding sequence ATGGGTATGGGTCTTCATGAATGGCCATTAATACTTTTTACGGTTATCGGCCAAACCGTTTCGGGGGCATTTATTATTCTAGGTTTAGCTATTCTGAAAAATATCATCCCTGAAAATCTAAATCTTAAGGTACATCACAGTATGTTAGGACTTTGGTTATTAATGGGGGTTGGTTTTTTATTATCGATGATGCATATGGGATCGCCTCTTCGTGCGTTTAATTCTTTGCTACGTATTGGGCATTCTCCATTAAGTAATGAAATAGCTGCCGGATCTCTATTTTTTGCATTTGGAGGAACATACTGGCTCATCGCATTGAGCAATAAATTTTCAACATTATTTGTTAGAATAATGTTAGTAACAACCATGTTACTTTCTCTTCTATTCATCATTGCTATCACTCGTGTGTATCAAATTGAAACAGTGCCAACGTGGAACAATGCCTATACTACTCTTAGTTTCATTCTTACTGCATGCATAAGTGGGCCAGTTTTAGCCTCTTTATTATTGCGGATTGCAGGGGTTAATTTGATCTCGATAAGGTTTTTGCCATTATCCTGTATTGTAGCTGTGATCTTTAGCGCAATGATTATCTTTAACCAGACTATAGATTTAAGTAGTATTGAGACTTCGGCTCAGAAGGCTTTGGATTTGGTTCCAAATTATAAGCTTCTAATGAGCCTTAAAATAATACTTTTAATTTCAGGTATTGGTATCTGGTTAGCATTTATTCAAAAAGAACGAAATCCTTCTGTTTCAGTCATGGTTTTTTGTTTTTTCGCTGTATTTTTTGGTGAATTAATTGGTAGAGGTGTTTTTTATGGGTTGCATATGACAGTGGGGTTATTTGTTGTTGGGGTATAA